GAACCGCACGGTGATCTGGTAGCCGGGACCTTTGTGTCACCCTGGCCACTGGCCCTCTCTCGTGAAGAACGTAGCTATGAGAGAAACGACTTTCTGCCAAGTGATCAGGCCATCAGCGCCAGGGCCCCCGCCTTTTTAGTCCGCCTGCGGCGAACCAATGACCTGGACGGACTCGACCATCAGGAGGGAGTGAGTTCGGGCGGCTCGCCGATTCCCTTGTTGGCCGGCCATGGTTCACTGACGCCGTTCGCTAATCCGGACAACCCTAATAACTATAACTTCCGTGCCCATGGATTCACGGTTCGGGCGACCGCGCTGGCAGAGGCCCAACCGGCTCTTCGGGTGGGATTTCCACAGACCAATGTCACGCCGCCGGTGGAAGGAGCTCTGCCTTTCGCTCTCGCTCTGGAACTGTGGAACAGTCTTCCGGTTGAGCAGCCCGTCGTGCTGACAGTGGATGCAACAGGGACCATTTCGGGGAATGGGTTGGCGGTCGCTGGTCGCTTCACTCCGCCCCCACCGGATCCGACTGCGATGACGATGGTGGGACAAGCGATCGTTCCTGCCGCTCCTCTCTTAGGGGCGGACCGCACCGGCTATGTGCCTATTTACCGTTCGTTTGAAGAGGCGGGACAAGCCGTTGAACGGGTGATTGGGTTTGGTCGTCTTGCAGTGCGGGGGCCCTTGCCCACTTTGACTATCCTGCGTCTGCCAGGGGTGGTGGCGCCGATGAACGTAAGCCGACATATCACAGGAGCGGCATCGTTCCCTCAGGATCCAGAAGTCTGGCAGGCCCTGTTCGAGGCGAATCGGGCACTTGGCGATGCAGTGCTAGCTCCTGTTCTGGTTCGGTAGTAAGGCGAATAATGATTGAGAAACCAGTCCATATTTTGGTGGTGGGGCATGATCCGGCCTTGCGCGACGAATGGGACGCGGCTGTTGAAGGGCTGCCGGCTCGACGGGTGTTGGTTACCTATGCGTCTGGCTATGCGCAGGCTGAGGATTATGCCCGGAACCGACAGCCTGAGTTGGTCTGTGTCGAACTCACCACTGCGTTCCAGGATCTGAAACTGTTCGCCAAAGAACTCCGTCGTACCGTGCCGGCCGCAGTGTTAGCCGGGCTGTTTTGGGAGGATCAGTTGGGAGGGCGCGAGAATGATCCGATGGTCTTGATCGACTATGTCAGGGCGGGCATCCAGGA
This sequence is a window from Candidatus Nitrospira inopinata. Protein-coding genes within it:
- a CDS encoding Tad domain-containing protein; protein product: MLPFLIMVVIGGLALGGLVIDLGMAILTQAQMQAAADPAALEGLRFRDALDGNGQPIGDEGRRMVAARMASLVFDDDLEPAAPSVLPLQLGAGPELELMDHDDPAIAALYASRTIVVSDQRTYLPRLQLNLTNEPHGDLVAGTFVSPWPLALSREERSYERNDFLPSDQAISARAPAFLVRLRRTNDLDGLDHQEGVSSGGSPIPLLAGHGSLTPFANPDNPNNYNFRAHGFTVRATALAEAQPALRVGFPQTNVTPPVEGALPFALALELWNSLPVEQPVVLTVDATGTISGNGLAVAGRFTPPPPDPTAMTMVGQAIVPAAPLLGADRTGYVPIYRSFEEAGQAVERVIGFGRLAVRGPLPTLTILRLPGVVAPMNVSRHITGAASFPQDPEVWQALFEANRALGDAVLAPVLVR